From the Thermococcus sp. 18S1 genome, one window contains:
- a CDS encoding NAD(+) kinase, whose product MKFGIVARRDKNAALKLAYRVYDFLKVSGYDVCVDSDTHRHLPEFEEADVCPLEDFDVDFIIVIGGDGTILRVEHRTKREIPILGINMGTLGFLTEVEPHEAFFALSKLIEGDYHIDERIKLRTYLNGENTVPDALNEVAILTGIPGKIIHLRYYIDGGLADEIRADGLIVSTPTGSTGYSMSAGGPFVDPRLDVVVIAPLAPIALSSRPMIVPSYSTIDVRNLALEREIILAIDGQFYTYLKPETEITIKLSPRRTKFVRFTDEVYPKYTMRIKKKF is encoded by the coding sequence ATGAAGTTCGGTATAGTGGCCAGAAGGGACAAGAATGCCGCACTCAAGCTCGCCTACCGCGTTTACGACTTCCTCAAGGTCAGCGGATACGACGTCTGCGTGGACAGCGACACCCACAGGCACCTGCCGGAATTCGAGGAAGCGGACGTCTGCCCGCTCGAGGACTTCGACGTGGACTTCATCATCGTCATCGGCGGCGACGGGACCATACTGAGGGTTGAGCACAGGACAAAGAGGGAGATACCGATCCTCGGAATAAACATGGGCACGCTGGGATTCCTCACGGAGGTCGAGCCCCATGAGGCCTTTTTCGCCCTCAGCAAGCTCATAGAAGGGGACTACCACATAGACGAGCGCATAAAGCTGAGGACCTACCTCAACGGGGAGAACACCGTGCCCGATGCACTCAACGAGGTGGCGATCCTAACGGGAATCCCAGGAAAGATAATCCACCTCAGGTACTATATCGACGGCGGCCTGGCGGACGAAATCCGGGCCGACGGCCTGATAGTCTCGACGCCGACGGGCTCGACGGGCTACTCAATGAGCGCTGGAGGCCCCTTCGTCGATCCCCGCCTCGACGTAGTCGTCATAGCACCCCTCGCGCCCATAGCGCTTAGCTCCAGGCCGATGATAGTTCCGTCATACAGCACGATAGACGTGAGGAATCTCGCCCTCGAGAGGGAGATAATACTCGCCATAGACGGCCAGTTCTACACCTACCTGAAACCGGAGACAGAAATAACGATAAAGCTCTCCCCCAGGAGAACAAAGTTCGTGCGCTTCACGGACGAGGTTTATCCAAAGTACACAATGAGAATCAAGAAGAAGTTTTGA
- a CDS encoding LEA type 2 family protein — MKLRYIILGLVLVFIVWIGYVVYAASTLSPSINAQWGYVDEKTTEIWIDAKLNRPLLVPASIENMTIEFTGIPIARVERFDYSATGSDVSMVMAIDNPNLVRSLARYLDNGQRGTVLITLHGKLLKVIPVDADIQQEISENVLAYLNFTAESKELAGGLVKSPALVETTFDWAGEHDGKALLIAHMKFYNPNRFPIPVGNVSFDAYANDIKIGYGRTTKQVLIPAGGYATIDVETYIEEDSLPKVWEIHIKNGEVSKVRADIFLDLNVMDRHYSVKLASYEETVQTDIMGELNRMLGDMLG; from the coding sequence ATGAAACTCAGATACATAATCCTCGGACTGGTACTGGTCTTTATCGTATGGATCGGTTACGTCGTCTACGCCGCCTCGACGCTGAGCCCCTCGATCAACGCCCAGTGGGGCTACGTGGACGAGAAAACGACCGAGATATGGATAGACGCAAAGCTCAACAGGCCCCTCCTCGTCCCGGCCTCGATAGAGAACATGACCATAGAGTTCACGGGAATCCCCATCGCACGGGTCGAGAGGTTCGACTACAGCGCAACCGGCAGCGACGTGAGCATGGTTATGGCGATCGACAACCCCAACCTCGTTCGCTCCCTCGCAAGGTACCTCGATAACGGACAGCGGGGCACGGTTCTCATAACCCTCCACGGGAAGCTCCTGAAGGTGATACCCGTCGATGCGGACATCCAGCAGGAGATAAGTGAGAACGTGCTGGCGTACCTCAACTTCACAGCGGAGAGCAAGGAACTCGCGGGTGGACTGGTCAAGAGCCCGGCGCTGGTCGAGACGACCTTCGACTGGGCCGGCGAACATGACGGAAAGGCCCTCCTCATAGCCCACATGAAGTTCTACAACCCCAACAGGTTCCCGATTCCCGTGGGCAACGTGAGCTTCGACGCCTACGCCAACGACATCAAGATCGGCTACGGAAGGACCACAAAGCAGGTACTCATACCGGCTGGCGGCTACGCGACCATCGACGTCGAAACCTACATCGAGGAGGACTCCCTGCCGAAGGTCTGGGAGATACACATCAAGAACGGTGAGGTCAGCAAGGTTAGGGCGGATATATTCCTTGACCTGAACGTCATGGACCGGCACTACAGCGTGAAACTCGCCAGCTACGAGGAAACCGTCCAAACGGACATAATGGGCGAGCTCAACAGGATGCTCGGGGATATGCTCGGATGA
- a CDS encoding hydrophobe/amphiphile efflux-3 (HAE3) family transporter: MDVLRGAARVIVRYRVAFALIALFLLVVSIYGMSQLRFESDLSSMLPEGNPAIDDYNALQNEFQSGDSTIIVVKIDSIEPGGVYDIRDPGVIEAVYELEQRLREREYVTDTISIADVYMQVLGRLPRTEEEARFVLDMLPPEQRYSLVSRDYTMTMILVTISREKKTETLVRVYEGIQEDMESVKFPKNVEIIQTGNIGITYRILQLLQSDLNKTMAISLILVIALLLYFYRSPVKAAIPLIPLVFGVAMTLGFMGLAGIPLDLATTTIGAMLIGMGIDYGIHVTNRYYEERRNGRDIEEAAAEAVAETGKALLGAALTTIAGFAAMYLSTLPMLHNLATTLILGLSLAALNAVVITPAVIILEEDVMRKLRGHYVPPEVRSSSGFIGSAFHSLGKAIKAKPHAFLGVVFLVTLIFAYGVTQVTTEVRLEKFVPPGMPEIEAIMDVRTEFGGQDELYVLVRADDVRNPAIVRAMYRFENQVKADSYYNGVFSSESLADVVYRQYGYIPNDGEKIKAALASYQGSGLVSSDYSMAVIKFTGDFGGASMDEFRRIMRYFEDETALAQGTEFPPGVRLALTGDLYLNYVLDQLTSVEINRISAYGTVFVVLIVMLLFRRIRVALAMITPMFLGALWTVGFMGLAGIPFTQSLAGVISMIVGLGVDYGMHLTHRFLEEMNEGNPRPIVTAVGSVGPGILAGALTTAGGFLALLAGELPTIHDFGVTLAFGIFASMMAAYLVTPALLQVFYGRKIGGDSR, from the coding sequence ATGGACGTGCTCAGGGGGGCGGCGAGGGTCATAGTCAGGTACAGGGTTGCCTTCGCGCTGATAGCACTGTTTCTGCTAGTCGTCTCCATCTACGGAATGAGCCAGCTCCGTTTTGAGAGCGACCTCAGCTCAATGCTCCCCGAGGGCAACCCGGCCATAGATGACTACAACGCCCTGCAGAACGAGTTCCAGAGCGGCGACAGCACGATAATCGTGGTGAAGATAGACTCAATCGAACCGGGCGGCGTTTACGACATCCGCGACCCGGGGGTTATAGAGGCAGTTTACGAGCTGGAGCAGCGGCTCAGGGAAAGGGAGTACGTAACGGATACGATCAGCATAGCCGACGTGTACATGCAGGTCCTCGGCAGGCTTCCCAGGACTGAAGAGGAGGCCCGGTTCGTCCTCGACATGCTCCCACCAGAGCAGAGGTACTCCCTGGTCAGCAGGGACTACACGATGACGATGATACTCGTCACGATAAGCAGGGAGAAGAAGACAGAGACGCTCGTGAGGGTGTACGAGGGAATCCAGGAGGATATGGAGAGCGTCAAGTTCCCGAAGAACGTCGAGATAATCCAGACCGGGAACATAGGCATAACCTACCGCATCCTCCAGCTCCTCCAGAGCGACCTCAACAAGACCATGGCCATATCCCTCATCCTCGTCATCGCGCTCCTGCTCTACTTCTACCGCTCCCCAGTAAAAGCCGCCATCCCACTCATTCCCCTCGTCTTCGGGGTGGCCATGACGCTCGGGTTCATGGGGCTGGCTGGAATTCCCCTAGACCTGGCGACGACCACGATAGGCGCGATGCTCATCGGTATGGGAATAGACTACGGCATCCACGTCACGAACCGCTACTACGAGGAGAGGCGCAACGGCAGGGACATCGAAGAGGCCGCGGCGGAGGCGGTCGCCGAGACGGGGAAGGCACTCCTCGGCGCGGCGCTCACGACAATAGCGGGCTTCGCGGCAATGTACCTCTCAACCCTCCCAATGCTCCACAACCTCGCAACCACGCTCATCCTCGGTTTAAGTTTAGCCGCCCTCAACGCCGTTGTGATAACCCCCGCGGTCATAATTCTGGAGGAGGACGTTATGAGGAAGCTGAGGGGACACTACGTTCCCCCGGAGGTACGCTCCAGCTCTGGATTCATAGGGAGCGCCTTCCATTCGCTCGGGAAGGCGATAAAGGCAAAGCCCCACGCGTTTCTTGGGGTGGTTTTTCTGGTCACCCTTATCTTCGCCTACGGTGTGACCCAGGTTACAACAGAGGTGAGGCTGGAGAAGTTCGTTCCCCCCGGAATGCCCGAGATAGAGGCAATCATGGACGTGAGAACCGAGTTTGGGGGCCAGGACGAGCTGTACGTGCTGGTAAGGGCGGACGACGTTAGGAATCCCGCCATCGTGAGGGCCATGTACCGCTTCGAGAATCAGGTGAAGGCGGACTCCTACTACAACGGGGTTTTCAGCTCCGAGAGCCTGGCCGACGTCGTTTACAGGCAGTACGGCTACATCCCAAACGACGGCGAAAAGATAAAGGCGGCACTGGCCTCGTACCAGGGGTCCGGACTGGTCTCATCGGACTACTCAATGGCGGTTATCAAGTTCACGGGGGACTTCGGCGGTGCGAGTATGGACGAGTTCAGGAGGATAATGCGCTATTTCGAGGATGAGACCGCGCTGGCCCAGGGGACGGAGTTTCCGCCAGGAGTGAGGCTGGCCCTGACGGGCGATCTGTACCTGAACTACGTCCTCGACCAGCTCACCAGCGTTGAGATAAACCGCATCTCCGCCTACGGAACGGTCTTCGTTGTCCTCATCGTCATGCTCCTCTTCAGGAGAATCCGGGTGGCCCTGGCAATGATAACCCCCATGTTCCTCGGGGCGCTCTGGACCGTGGGCTTCATGGGGCTCGCGGGCATTCCATTCACCCAGAGCCTCGCGGGGGTTATATCAATGATAGTCGGCCTGGGCGTCGATTACGGCATGCATCTCACCCACCGCTTCCTGGAGGAGATGAACGAGGGCAACCCGCGGCCGATAGTCACCGCCGTGGGAAGCGTCGGGCCGGGCATTCTCGCCGGCGCGCTGACGACCGCGGGAGGATTTCTGGCGCTCCTCGCGGGTGAGCTTCCTACCATACACGACTTCGGGGTAACCCTTGCCTTCGGAATATTCGCCTCTATGATGGCCGCTTACCTCGTCACGCCCGCGCTGCTTCAGGTCTTCTACGGGAGAAAAATCGGAGGTGATTCCAGATGA
- a CDS encoding COG1361 S-layer family protein — protein sequence MKKPGILLVILLITGTFGGIAGSVSASETGSPLFEGYLSKGEAVLLGPLMITLTDTQKDYGNGEYYAMLIIMKDGKILNAEYKTMLVPDPQKIQFLLLNPAFLVALAETQGYDMSECEEYINNTPAFNACLLANAYGFYQWLNTAPPRELADAVVRTIQTHPELGIKEDDVLMEVTYPDITPVREGETVEVDVDGQKTYITVNEIYPNGVRLSVSGPAEWRAATLPGLVISNVEVPPTVQPGETVTVKVHLKNEGARKVRYLNVFVTPTPMSFNGSSSIASAVSMALSQSGLSQSVFYPEGSAAQYIEYLEGKENVTLTFRIKINPNANVGTYPLYVGVVYFTGMGANMRMVQNYNFIALTVKKRREGFVEITDVETEPREISPGDTFRVRFTLVNAGAEPVKAVSLKISSYQVLVQGAVSNVDLSGLSQLPVQGAEGLSQNLQDYLNGLMHQLAKENIEAFLPVGEDNVKYAAELMPGENVTLEFTVKANDRLANGIYPMKIELKYVSEPDESEVTDERLVGIEITGKAKLILSKASTSPSKVLPGTDNVEVSFKIDNVGTGTARTVIVRPLLKWPFTFSESGDQMLGLGSLGKGDSAQGSFRVNVADNASSGTYEIPLLLIYTNDLGMEKNLTLRVPVMIGAKPNIEVTEVRFDPEPLQGETVNVYIKLKNTGGEKATSVLIEGVVKADQPFSLDKRTDYIGDLAPGAAGEGVIVLKIDKNAIPKDYSIGLRIRAVGDPNQGDDNVYVFERTVVMTVGENTKAESNLRNLAIAIGALVVVVVLYTYMRSRKK from the coding sequence ATGAAAAAGCCCGGAATCCTGCTTGTTATACTGCTCATCACGGGAACCTTCGGAGGGATTGCCGGAAGCGTCTCCGCCTCCGAAACCGGCAGTCCCCTCTTCGAGGGATACCTGAGCAAGGGGGAGGCGGTGCTCCTCGGCCCATTGATGATAACCCTCACCGATACGCAGAAGGACTACGGAAACGGCGAGTACTACGCCATGTTGATTATAATGAAGGACGGAAAGATACTGAACGCCGAGTACAAGACCATGCTCGTGCCCGACCCCCAGAAGATACAGTTCCTGCTTCTAAATCCCGCGTTCCTAGTGGCGCTGGCTGAAACTCAGGGGTACGACATGAGCGAGTGTGAGGAGTACATAAACAACACGCCAGCCTTCAATGCCTGCCTCCTGGCCAACGCCTACGGCTTCTACCAGTGGCTCAACACCGCCCCCCCACGGGAGCTGGCAGACGCCGTGGTGCGGACCATTCAGACGCACCCGGAGCTCGGGATAAAAGAGGATGACGTCCTGATGGAGGTCACGTACCCCGACATCACACCGGTCAGGGAAGGAGAGACCGTGGAGGTCGATGTGGACGGACAGAAAACGTACATCACAGTGAACGAGATATATCCAAACGGCGTGAGGCTCAGTGTGAGCGGGCCCGCAGAGTGGAGGGCCGCGACACTCCCGGGTCTCGTCATAAGCAATGTGGAGGTTCCGCCGACGGTGCAGCCCGGGGAGACCGTCACCGTCAAAGTTCACCTGAAGAACGAAGGCGCCCGGAAGGTACGCTACCTCAACGTCTTCGTTACCCCCACACCCATGAGCTTCAACGGCAGTTCCTCAATAGCGAGCGCCGTGTCAATGGCACTGAGTCAGAGCGGCCTCTCCCAGAGCGTCTTTTACCCCGAGGGGAGCGCGGCACAGTACATTGAATACCTGGAGGGCAAGGAGAACGTCACACTGACGTTCAGGATAAAAATAAACCCGAACGCAAACGTTGGGACCTACCCGCTCTACGTCGGCGTGGTGTACTTCACGGGTATGGGGGCGAACATGAGGATGGTTCAGAACTACAACTTCATCGCCCTCACCGTCAAGAAGAGGAGGGAGGGATTCGTTGAGATAACGGACGTCGAAACAGAACCCAGAGAGATAAGCCCAGGTGACACCTTCCGTGTGCGCTTCACCCTCGTTAACGCCGGAGCTGAACCCGTCAAGGCCGTTAGCCTCAAAATAAGCTCCTACCAGGTGCTTGTACAGGGAGCGGTGAGCAACGTCGACCTCTCAGGCCTCTCCCAGCTTCCGGTGCAGGGTGCAGAGGGTCTGAGCCAGAACCTCCAGGACTACCTCAACGGACTGATGCACCAGCTGGCAAAGGAGAACATCGAAGCCTTCCTGCCGGTGGGTGAGGACAACGTGAAGTACGCGGCGGAACTGATGCCGGGGGAGAACGTTACCCTCGAGTTCACAGTGAAGGCGAACGACAGGCTCGCCAACGGCATCTACCCAATGAAGATCGAGCTGAAGTACGTGAGTGAGCCGGACGAGAGTGAGGTGACCGATGAGAGGCTCGTGGGAATTGAGATAACGGGAAAAGCAAAACTGATACTCTCGAAGGCATCCACGTCCCCGAGCAAGGTTCTCCCCGGCACCGACAACGTGGAGGTGAGCTTCAAGATAGACAACGTTGGCACAGGGACGGCGAGGACCGTGATAGTTAGGCCCCTACTCAAGTGGCCCTTCACCTTCAGCGAGAGCGGCGACCAGATGCTCGGTCTCGGAAGCCTGGGAAAGGGTGACTCTGCCCAGGGCTCCTTCAGGGTGAACGTGGCCGACAACGCGAGTTCGGGAACCTACGAGATACCCCTGCTGCTGATTTACACCAACGACCTCGGGATGGAGAAGAACCTCACACTCAGGGTTCCCGTCATGATAGGGGCGAAGCCCAACATAGAGGTCACGGAGGTGCGCTTCGACCCAGAACCCCTCCAGGGGGAGACCGTTAACGTCTACATCAAGCTGAAGAACACCGGCGGCGAGAAGGCCACGAGCGTTCTCATCGAGGGCGTCGTGAAGGCGGATCAGCCCTTCAGCCTCGACAAGAGGACTGACTACATCGGCGACCTCGCCCCGGGGGCGGCCGGGGAAGGCGTGATAGTCCTCAAGATAGACAAGAACGCGATACCCAAGGACTACAGCATAGGGTTGAGGATAAGGGCCGTCGGCGACCCCAATCAGGGGGACGACAACGTCTACGTCTTCGAGAGAACCGTCGTCATGACCGTGGGGGAGAACACGAAGGCCGAGAGCAACCTCAGAAACCTGGCGATAGCCATCGGGGCCCTGGTGGTCGTGGTGGTGCTCTACACGTACATGAGGAGCCGGAAAAAGTGA
- a CDS encoding RsmB/NOP family class I SAM-dependent RNA methyltransferase, protein MNYEEAFPEELRDYYRGLFGEEAEDIMASLRTPVEKYYIRVNTLKTSRQKLMSLLRKEGLKPKRSPYLKEGIYFEREGPNFPDDYEPGLPVVRANKFASESVYQGAMLYAPGVLQADKKIKPGDEVEIRDPRGLLVGIGIARMSAKEMIVSTRGLAVEVTLPKFKLPSLSELESFKEGLFYAQSLPSMVVAHVLEPSEEELIIDMAAAPGGKTSHIAQLMQNRGEIIAMDKSRNRLKKMEEELRRLGVKNVKLIHMDSRKLPELGIEADKILLDAPCTALGIRPKLWESRTPKDIEATARYQRHFINAAIKSLRRGGVLVYSTCTLSYEENEANVKYILGKGLKLEEQSIFIGSSGMGIDEVQRFYPNRHLTQGFFIARFRKV, encoded by the coding sequence ATGAACTACGAGGAGGCCTTTCCAGAGGAGCTCAGGGACTACTACCGCGGCCTTTTTGGAGAGGAAGCGGAGGATATAATGGCATCCCTCAGAACGCCGGTGGAGAAGTACTACATCCGCGTGAACACGCTGAAGACGAGCAGGCAGAAACTCATGTCACTCCTCAGAAAGGAGGGCCTCAAGCCGAAGCGAAGCCCCTACCTGAAGGAGGGCATATACTTCGAGAGGGAAGGCCCGAACTTCCCCGACGACTACGAGCCCGGTCTCCCGGTCGTTCGCGCCAACAAGTTCGCGAGCGAGAGCGTCTACCAGGGTGCGATGCTCTACGCCCCCGGCGTTCTCCAGGCGGACAAGAAAATCAAGCCCGGCGACGAGGTGGAGATACGCGACCCGAGGGGGCTTCTCGTCGGAATAGGCATCGCCAGAATGAGCGCCAAGGAGATGATAGTCTCGACGCGCGGACTGGCGGTTGAGGTGACTTTACCAAAGTTCAAGCTCCCCAGTCTGAGCGAGCTGGAGTCCTTCAAGGAGGGCCTCTTCTACGCGCAGAGCCTGCCATCCATGGTGGTCGCCCACGTCCTCGAGCCGAGCGAGGAGGAGCTAATAATCGACATGGCCGCCGCCCCCGGCGGAAAGACGAGCCACATAGCCCAGCTGATGCAGAACAGGGGCGAGATAATAGCGATGGACAAATCCAGAAACAGGCTCAAAAAGATGGAGGAAGAGCTGAGAAGGCTCGGCGTGAAGAACGTCAAGCTAATCCACATGGACTCGCGGAAGCTTCCCGAGCTGGGAATCGAGGCGGACAAGATACTCCTCGACGCACCGTGCACGGCTCTGGGCATAAGGCCGAAGCTCTGGGAGAGCAGGACGCCGAAGGACATAGAGGCAACGGCCCGCTACCAGAGGCACTTCATCAACGCCGCCATAAAATCCCTCAGGAGGGGCGGTGTTCTCGTCTACTCCACCTGCACGCTGAGCTACGAGGAGAACGAAGCCAACGTGAAGTACATCCTCGGCAAAGGTTTAAAGCTCGAAGAGCAGAGCATCTTTATAGGTTCGAGCGGTATGGGCATAGATGAGGTTCAGAGGTTCTATCCGAACAGGCACCTGACCCAGGGCTTCTTCATAGCCAGGTTCAGGAAGGTGTAG
- a CDS encoding DUF3201 domain-containing protein translates to MNVREIHEFLNEMWENIFTLNEELKLELPKEGFRVEDVEEAFGAYIFLDGEWRLMKYPHPAFEVKPQIEVGATPESYYFVVAVPKDRISENFVGLFVEIFPRSFIYGAQDFLSDVYNWRRDGRVSPTEILEKIEGSDENLFQFEANFGSVEALKQGILRLIDLGKRFEIFDI, encoded by the coding sequence ATGAACGTGAGAGAGATTCACGAGTTCCTCAACGAGATGTGGGAGAACATATTCACCCTCAACGAGGAGCTTAAGCTCGAGCTCCCGAAGGAGGGCTTCAGGGTAGAGGACGTTGAGGAGGCCTTCGGAGCGTACATCTTCCTCGACGGCGAGTGGAGGCTCATGAAGTACCCCCACCCGGCCTTCGAGGTAAAGCCCCAGATAGAGGTCGGGGCCACGCCGGAGAGCTACTACTTCGTGGTTGCGGTTCCAAAGGATAGGATAAGCGAGAACTTCGTGGGCCTGTTCGTTGAGATATTTCCAAGGAGCTTCATATACGGCGCCCAGGACTTCCTCAGCGACGTGTACAACTGGCGGCGCGATGGAAGGGTCTCCCCGACCGAGATACTCGAGAAAATCGAGGGGAGCGATGAAAACCTCTTCCAGTTCGAGGCGAACTTCGGGAGCGTCGAGGCACTGAAGCAGGGGATTCTGAGGCTGATAGACCTCGGAAAGCGCTTTGAAATCTTCGACATCTGA
- a CDS encoding lysylphosphatidylglycerol synthase transmembrane domain-containing protein, which produces MDWKKAVFFIGALIVIGALINWAGAQGIAEILRDSDIEYFLLAILVYVLTLVAWALRWKVLLKGLGIKAPFRAVFSAIFVGMFFNNISPGAKGLGEFIRVYYLAKRVKSPYGPMTASVMMDRILDLVPIAVMMVAATLHVYRLGETGLTILIIVLDAVLIAFSALVIWLLMSETKAPGAVWWIYRLYHKISAGRAEKRKDSFRNIAEVTIPRLQSDFRILSQDKIATAVALFHSFVYWGLTILRYYLVFLAIRYPIAPMDITVVLVVSMVVGMFAIVPGGAGIIEAVNSAVFIALGINPEYAVTGVLLERLVSYWGPTVIGSFVAAGYEAEVPEEELPLPAPDEETLKKEMGEENKGERDGP; this is translated from the coding sequence ATGGACTGGAAAAAAGCGGTTTTTTTCATCGGGGCGCTCATAGTCATAGGCGCCCTCATCAACTGGGCCGGAGCCCAGGGAATAGCTGAAATCCTTCGGGATTCGGACATTGAGTACTTCCTCCTCGCCATCCTTGTTTACGTTCTCACCCTCGTTGCCTGGGCGCTACGCTGGAAGGTTCTCCTCAAGGGGCTCGGGATAAAGGCCCCGTTCAGAGCGGTTTTCTCGGCCATATTCGTCGGTATGTTTTTCAACAACATCAGTCCCGGCGCCAAGGGGCTGGGTGAGTTCATAAGGGTCTACTACCTCGCCAAGAGGGTGAAGAGCCCCTACGGGCCGATGACCGCGAGCGTCATGATGGACAGGATTCTTGACCTCGTTCCCATCGCCGTGATGATGGTCGCCGCGACCCTCCACGTCTACCGGCTCGGCGAGACCGGCCTCACAATCCTCATAATAGTCCTCGATGCGGTTCTCATAGCATTTTCCGCCCTCGTGATATGGCTCCTGATGAGCGAGACCAAGGCCCCCGGGGCAGTCTGGTGGATCTACAGGCTCTACCACAAGATATCCGCGGGAAGGGCCGAGAAACGCAAGGATTCCTTCAGGAACATCGCCGAGGTCACCATCCCAAGGCTCCAGTCGGACTTCAGGATTCTCTCACAGGACAAGATAGCGACCGCCGTGGCGCTCTTCCACTCCTTCGTGTACTGGGGACTGACGATACTCCGCTACTACCTCGTCTTCCTTGCGATACGCTATCCTATAGCCCCGATGGACATAACCGTCGTCCTGGTAGTGTCCATGGTCGTCGGGATGTTTGCGATAGTGCCCGGAGGGGCCGGAATAATCGAGGCCGTCAACTCCGCGGTGTTCATCGCCCTCGGAATAAACCCGGAGTACGCGGTCACGGGTGTTCTTCTGGAGAGACTCGTATCATACTGGGGGCCGACTGTCATAGGCTCCTTCGTGGCCGCCGGCTACGAGGCGGAGGTTCCCGAAGAGGAGCTTCCGCTCCCGGCCCCCGATGAGGAAACCCTGAAGAAGGAAATGGGGGAGGAAAATAAAGGGGAAAGGGATGGGCCATGA
- a CDS encoding lysylphosphatidylglycerol synthase transmembrane domain-containing protein encodes MEWKKYSLLGLGLLIILLLVWWAGLEDVIDILKGARLEYFVLAILAYVAAVIMWALRWRVLLKSLGIDAPFRTIIGGLFVGIFINNVTPGARGGGEPVRMYYISKHTEQPYGHVFATIMMDRIMDVIPVVVMLLLATVYVYNLGSFSLTLTLLLLDVFFAIITLATVGILLSEKKTKGILYWFYRLFGKIMPKKAAKYEEKFVHAVEVSVPQFQENFKLLMRHKVAFTLSLIYSFAFWFLVLLRSYFIFISINSPIKLLDVMVVQMIGIVVGMFMIIPGGAGIIEAINSAVYVLLGINKEIAVTATLLERLISYWAPTAIGAGVMTHFGIKVSQDRKRLEAEDDKDINNETQ; translated from the coding sequence ATGGAGTGGAAGAAGTACTCCCTCCTGGGCCTCGGCCTGCTCATAATACTCCTACTGGTCTGGTGGGCGGGATTAGAGGACGTCATCGACATACTGAAGGGCGCGAGGCTGGAGTACTTTGTTCTGGCAATTCTGGCCTATGTCGCGGCGGTTATCATGTGGGCGCTCCGCTGGCGCGTCCTGCTAAAGAGCCTCGGCATAGATGCACCCTTTAGGACCATAATAGGGGGCCTCTTCGTCGGAATCTTCATAAACAACGTAACCCCCGGCGCCAGGGGTGGTGGCGAACCTGTTAGGATGTACTACATCTCAAAGCACACGGAGCAGCCCTACGGTCACGTCTTTGCCACGATAATGATGGACAGGATAATGGACGTCATCCCGGTCGTCGTCATGCTTCTCCTCGCGACGGTCTACGTCTACAACCTCGGTTCGTTCTCACTCACGCTGACGCTCCTCCTCCTGGATGTATTCTTCGCCATCATAACCCTCGCCACCGTTGGAATACTCCTGAGTGAGAAGAAGACCAAGGGCATCCTCTACTGGTTCTACCGCCTTTTCGGGAAAATAATGCCCAAAAAGGCCGCCAAGTACGAAGAGAAGTTCGTCCACGCCGTCGAGGTTAGCGTTCCCCAGTTCCAGGAGAACTTCAAGCTCCTGATGAGGCACAAGGTGGCCTTCACGCTGTCGCTGATTTACTCATTCGCCTTCTGGTTCCTCGTCCTGCTCCGCTCCTACTTCATCTTCATCAGCATAAACAGCCCGATAAAGCTCCTCGACGTCATGGTCGTCCAGATGATAGGCATAGTGGTCGGCATGTTCATGATAATCCCCGGCGGGGCGGGAATAATAGAGGCCATAAACTCGGCCGTTTACGTTCTCTTGGGCATAAACAAGGAGATAGCGGTGACCGCGACGCTGCTTGAGAGACTGATATCCTACTGGGCGCCGACGGCGATAGGAGCAGGGGTCATGACCCACTTCGGCATCAAGGTGAGCCAGGACCGGAAGAGGCTGGAAGCGGAGGACGACAAGGATATAAACAATGAAACCCAATAA